The following are from one region of the Advenella mimigardefordensis DPN7 genome:
- a CDS encoding alpha-D-ribose 1-methylphosphonate 5-phosphate C-P-lyase PhnJ, whose protein sequence is MNANVEPYNFAYLDEQTKRMIRRALLKAVAIPGYQVPFGGREMPLPYGWGTGGMQLTAAILGRDDVLKVIDQGADDTTNAVSIRRFFSRTAGVRTTVDTTEATVIQTRHRIPETDLSNHQIMVFQVPIPEPLRFIEPSETETKTMHALNDYGVMHVKLYEDIARYGHIATAYAYPVLVAGRYVMDPSPIPKFDNPKLNRSAALMLFGAGREKRLYAVPPYTDVVSLDFEDHPFDVQKWEHSCAICGSTESFLDEIITDDKGSRDFVCSDTDYCAQRVAKAGVTQ, encoded by the coding sequence ATGAATGCCAATGTAGAACCCTATAACTTTGCTTACCTGGATGAGCAGACCAAGCGCATGATACGCCGGGCCCTGCTCAAGGCGGTGGCCATTCCCGGCTATCAGGTGCCGTTTGGCGGACGCGAGATGCCGCTGCCTTATGGATGGGGCACCGGTGGCATGCAGCTGACCGCAGCGATCCTGGGGCGTGATGATGTACTGAAGGTCATTGATCAGGGCGCGGACGATACCACCAATGCCGTGTCCATCCGGCGCTTTTTCTCGCGTACTGCAGGTGTTCGCACGACCGTGGATACGACCGAAGCGACGGTGATACAGACCCGTCACCGTATTCCGGAAACCGATCTGAGCAATCACCAGATCATGGTGTTCCAGGTGCCGATTCCCGAACCGCTGCGTTTTATTGAGCCGTCAGAGACCGAGACCAAAACCATGCATGCCCTGAATGATTATGGCGTCATGCATGTGAAGCTGTACGAAGACATTGCGCGCTATGGACATATCGCCACTGCTTACGCTTATCCGGTACTGGTTGCCGGACGCTATGTGATGGACCCGTCTCCCATTCCGAAATTCGACAACCCCAAGCTTAACCGCAGTGCTGCGCTCATGCTGTTTGGCGCAGGTCGTGAAAAGCGCCTGTACGCCGTGCCGCCATATACCGACGTGGTCAGTCTGGACTTTGAAGATCATCCGTTCGACGTCCAGAAATGGGAGCACAGTTGTGCCATTTGTGGTTCCACGGAATCGTTCCTGGACGAGATTATTACAGATGATAAGGGCAGCCGCGATTTCGTCTGCTCCGACACAGACTATTGCGCACAGCGCGTGGCAAAGGCAGGGGTAACACAATGA
- the phnK gene encoding phosphonate C-P lyase system protein PhnK — protein sequence MSALQAINNQTARPVADDLVAEPLLQVSDIGLLFGPDKGCQEVGFDLYPGEVLGIVGESGSGKSTLLNVLSGRSQPDAGTIHYRQDSGVVTDLYASTEAQRRTLLRTEWGFVEQNPRDGLRMTVSAGANIGERLMAQGVRNYGVLRSESLRWLRQVEIDESRIDDLPRTFSGGMQQRLQIARNLVSHPRLVFMDEPTGGLDVSVQARLLDMLRALVRDLGLAVIIVTHDLAVARLLADRLMVMRRSRVVESGLTDQILDDPQHPYTQLLVSSVLQP from the coding sequence ATGAGTGCATTGCAGGCAATCAACAATCAGACAGCGCGTCCGGTAGCAGACGATCTGGTCGCCGAGCCGCTATTGCAGGTGTCGGACATTGGTCTTTTGTTTGGTCCGGACAAGGGATGTCAGGAGGTCGGTTTCGATCTGTACCCTGGCGAGGTGCTGGGTATTGTGGGCGAGTCGGGATCGGGCAAGTCGACGCTGCTCAATGTGCTTTCCGGCCGCAGCCAGCCCGATGCGGGCACTATTCATTATCGGCAGGACAGTGGTGTGGTAACGGATCTGTATGCATCCACGGAGGCGCAACGGCGCACCTTGCTGCGCACCGAGTGGGGCTTTGTCGAACAGAATCCGCGCGACGGGCTGCGCATGACCGTGTCGGCCGGCGCCAATATCGGTGAGCGCCTGATGGCGCAGGGCGTACGCAATTACGGCGTGCTGCGCAGTGAATCGCTGCGCTGGCTGCGTCAGGTGGAAATTGACGAATCGCGTATAGATGATCTGCCGCGCACTTTTTCCGGCGGTATGCAGCAGCGGCTGCAGATCGCCCGTAATCTGGTGTCTCATCCCCGTCTGGTGTTTATGGACGAACCAACCGGCGGTCTGGACGTATCGGTGCAGGCGCGCCTGCTGGATATGCTGCGTGCCCTGGTGCGTGACCTGGGCCTTGCCGTGATTATCGTCACGCATGATTTGGCCGTGGCCCGGCTGCTTGCGGACCGCCTGATGGTGATGCGTCGCTCGCGCGTGGTGGAAAGCGGGCTGACCGATCAGATTCTGGATGACCCGCAGCACCCGTATACGCAATTGCTGGTCTCATCCGTATTGCAGCCGTGA
- the phnL gene encoding phosphonate C-P lyase system protein PhnL has translation MNTVLEVNNLSKTFTLHQQQGVQLNVLEDISFSINAGECVVLHGQSGAGKSTLLRTLYGNYLPGGGSIRVRHRGHMTELVGAAPRRIMQVRKETMGYVSQFLRVIPRVNCLDVVSEPALLRGWSAEQAKARATELLTRLNIPQRLWSLAPNTFSGGEQQRVNIARGFMVNWPLMLLDEPTASLDEANRQVVLEMIGEARSAGSALIGIFHDKAAREAVADRSLDIATREMKHVA, from the coding sequence ATGAATACCGTTCTGGAAGTAAATAACCTATCCAAGACTTTCACGCTGCATCAACAGCAGGGCGTGCAACTGAACGTGCTCGAGGATATCAGCTTTTCTATCAACGCCGGCGAGTGCGTGGTGCTGCACGGTCAGTCGGGCGCCGGCAAATCAACGCTGTTGCGCACGCTCTATGGGAATTATCTGCCGGGCGGCGGTTCCATTCGGGTGCGGCACCGCGGCCACATGACCGAGCTGGTCGGCGCCGCGCCACGCCGGATCATGCAGGTGCGCAAGGAAACCATGGGCTATGTCAGTCAGTTCCTGCGCGTGATTCCTCGCGTGAACTGTCTGGATGTCGTTAGCGAACCGGCCCTGTTGCGCGGCTGGAGCGCCGAGCAGGCAAAGGCGCGTGCTACCGAGTTGCTGACGCGGCTTAATATTCCGCAACGGCTCTGGTCGCTGGCGCCCAATACCTTTTCCGGTGGTGAGCAGCAACGCGTCAATATCGCCAGAGGGTTCATGGTCAACTGGCCGTTGATGCTGCTGGACGAACCAACGGCATCGCTGGATGAGGCTAACCGCCAGGTGGTGCTGGAAATGATCGGCGAGGCCAGGTCAGCAGGCTCTGCCCTGATCGGTATTTTTCATGATAAAGCGGCGCGCGAGGCCGTGGCAGACCGTAGTCTGGATATCGCAACCCGGGAGATGAAACATGTTGCGTGA